One stretch of Podospora bellae-mahoneyi strain CBS 112042 chromosome 2, whole genome shotgun sequence DNA includes these proteins:
- a CDS encoding hypothetical protein (EggNog:ENOG503NUQK; COG:E; COG:G), protein MRSTKTPRPGEQPLLSSYHSSDDEERGRRTLRGGNRRGSPLPPTSTSSAHTPTYSHFAVPDLTTSRPTLSRRSTNQLRSRSPTSARLEAKRKYTYAAVFLVTSLVSFVVQTELASYIQHDLGWNKAYAMLYLTHGSWVFLWPLQLLFLRLQRREQSWHQFWNNHKQILRKTAQMVERQEVRIPRGMGADRSPWPYLARTTAVVTTALTVAGSSWYVAVSMTTPSDLTAIYNCSAFFAYAFSIPLLKERLRLDKMVAVFVAIIGVLVVAYGGGSSSDEAGQAGPATRFAGNIVIGIGSVLYGLYEVLYKRYACPPDGTSANRSMMFANTFGSLIGVFTVLVLWIPIPVLDVLGWETFEMPTGETASLLFISVFANMVFSGSFLVLISLTSPVLSSVAALLTIFIVAIVDWCLTGQPLEAPAILGGLLIIAAFAMLSWSTWKEMNEEERKGPVDLSSDSGDED, encoded by the coding sequence ATGCGCAGCACCAAGACTCCTCGCCCCGGCGAGCAACCTCTGCTTTCCTCATATCACAGTTCCGACGATGAAGAACGGGGCCGCAGGACACTTCGAGGAGGAAACCGTCGCGGAAGCCCCCTtccgccaacctcaacatcctcggcCCACACACCTACATACTCGCATTTCGCCGTCCCAGACTTGACCACGAGTCGCCCGACCCTGAGCCGTCGCAGTACGAATCAACTACGCTCCCGTAGCCCTACGAGTGCCCGCCTCGAGGCGAAACGCAAGTACACATACGCTGCCGTTTTCCTGGTCACGAGCTTGGTATCGTTTGTGGTGCAAACGGAATTGGCATCGTACATACAGCACGACTTGGGATGGAACAAGGCATATGCCATGCTGTATTTGACACATGGATCGTGGGTCTTTCTCTGGCCACTGCAGCTGCTGTTTCTGCGCCTTCAAAGACGGGAGCAGTCATGGCATCAGTTTTGGAACAACCACAAGCAAATTTTGAGAAAAACAGCCCAGATGGTGGAACGACAAGAGGTCAGAATACCCAGGGGAATGGGCGCTGACCGCTCGCCCTGGCCATATCTTGCTCGGACAACAGCAGTGGTGACGACAGCCTTGACCGTTGCTGGATCGAGTTGGTATGTTGCCGTCAGCATGACCACGCCCAGCGATTTGACAGCCATCTACAACTGCAGTGCCTTCTTTGCCTACGCCTTTTCCATTCCCTTGCTGAAGGAACGGCTTCGGCTCGACAAGATGGTGGCCGTATTCGTGGCTATCATCGGTGTGCTGGTGGTAGCTTATGGCGGCGGTAGCTCCTCGGATGAAGCTGGGCAGGCTGGCCCTGCCACTCGCTTTGCTGGCAACATCGTCATTGGCATCGGTTCCGTGTTGTATGGGCTCTACGAGGTCCTCTACAAACGATATGCATGCCCGCCAGATGGAACAAGCGCCAACAGGAGCATGATGTTCGCCAATACCTTTGGCAGCTTGATCGGAGTTTTCACCGTCCTGGTCCTGTGGATCCCAATACCGGTGCTGGATGTGCTTGGATGGGAGACATTTGAGATGCCGACAGGCGAAACCGCCTCCCTCTTATTCATCAGCGTCTTTGCCAACATGGTCTTCTCGGGCTCTTTCTTGGTTCTAATCTCATTGACAAGCCCGGTCCTCAGCTCGGTTGCCGCACTCCTCACCATTTTCATCGTTGCCATTGTAGATTGGTGCTTGACCGGCCAACCGCTAGAGGCTCCCGCCATCCTTGGGGGACTGCTTATCATAGCGGCTTTTGCAATGCTCAGCTGGAGCACATGGAAGGAGATGAATGAAGAAGAACGCAAGGGGCCGGTGGATCTGAGCAGCGATAGCGGCGACGAAGACTAG
- a CDS encoding hypothetical protein (EggNog:ENOG503NZSN) produces MGPGGLAQMSHAPYNTTHGLGMASSGLASRRGGQNLKPLSFEGMKAPTEQDNGLPTPRTSRGHLLAGLRTAPKSAMASSFPNNGPASPTVQGPAGRNNRNSMGPGLFDNMYGGPKTSIPRFGGAHQQQVQQAQQQQAYNVGGGAGGYSQQHYTTEQILAPPQIQLDDVSQDQLDPNIHAQLLYTNAYLSEQQQRLQQQLKALQAAAQQFQGLNLNAQAQLMQQQNSMMQQQGFPNMYQQQAQLQGMMGPTTPDASNVYYDPRTGQIYMDPTQVQVQAQLQAQAQAQLNAQYLQQAQAMQAAMQQQQQQQQQAGPGAPRVQVSPPPEARNSFRSPTPPRRYDSPLVENPAPLPPPSANAFRRGHKKTPSTVTPSASKTSLTISTGDEPLKTTASSLKTGSFPPMTPLTSGYGPGQARAGEHPVRQPRNPPSLDELKSKPTAKHDGSKNFVTRTRRTVISNIVRAGMERRKEARGSGSVSPVSESAEETVETPVTDNDSDSGRSGSGSLVERDDAECSLPSSRTSTGSWGAIGSDRPSSRQKYERRGPDSASSSDNEGLRDSGSFASLLKNSSRRVKPDTVEGQRKAAMLVLTSSEKRKLVV; encoded by the coding sequence ATGGGCCCTGGCGGTCTCGCTCAAATGTCTCACGCTCcctacaacaccacccacgGCCTCGGCATGGCTTCCTCTGGACTGGCGTCCCGCCGTGGCGGTCAAAATCTCAAGCCTCTCTCGTTCGAGGGTATGAAAGCCCCAACTGAGCAGGATAACGGCCTGCCGACTCCCCGCACCAGCCGCGGCCATCTCCTCGCCGGTCTTCGCACCGCACCCAAGTCGGCTATGGCCTCCAGCTTCCCCAACAACGGTCCCGCTTCACCGACCGTTCAAGGGCCAGCCGGCCGGAACAACCGCAACTCCATGGGCCCCGGTTTGTTTGACAACATGTACGGCGGACCTAAGACGTCGATACCCCGGTTCGGCGGtgcccaccagcagcaggttcagcaggctcagcagcagcaggcctacaatgtcggtggtggtgctggtggataTTCGCAGCAGCACTACACCACAGAGCAGATCCTGGCCCCGCCTCAGATCCAGCTTGATGATGTCTCGCAGGACCAGCTTGACCCCAACATTCATGCTCAGCTGCTGTACACCAATGCCTACCTCtcggagcagcagcaacgtcTACAGCAGCAGCTTAAGGCTTTGCAGGCTGCCGCCCAGCAGTTTCAGGGGCTCAATCTCAATGCTCAGGCTCAGCTtatgcagcagcagaactccatgatgcagcagcaagGTTTCCCCAACATGTACCAACAGCAAGCCCAGCTTCAGGGTATGATGGGTCCAACCACTCCTGACGCCAGCAATGTCTACTATGACCCCCGCACTGGTCAAATTTACATGGACCCGACCCAGGTGCAGGTGCAGGCACAGCTTCAAGCGCAGGCTCAGGCCCAGCTCAATGCTCAGTACCTCCAGCAAGCCCAAGCGATGCAGGCGGCCatgcaacagcaacagcaacagcaacagcaagccgGTCCTGGCGCCCCTCGTGTGCAagtttccccccctcccgagGCGAGAAACAGCTTCCGCAGCCCCACGCCCCCTCGGCGCTACGATTCGCCCCTTGTTGAGAACCCAGCACCGCTGCCCCCTCCGAGCGCCAATGCCTTCCGTCGTGGCCATAAGAAGACCCCTTCGACTGTGACTCCAAGTGCCAGCAAGACTTCTCTGACTATTTCAACTGGTGACGAGCCGCTCAAGACTACGGCCAGCAGTCTCAAGACGGGCTCATTTCCGCCTATGACCCCTCTGACTTCTGGCTATGGCCCTGGCCAGGCTCGTGCTGGAGAGCACCCTGTCCGCCAACCCCGGAACCCTCCCTCGCTCGACGAGCTCAAGTCCAAGCCTACTGCCAAGCACGACGGAAGCAAGAACTTTGTGACTCGCACCCGGCGTACCGTCATCAGCAACATTGTTCGTGCTGGCATGGAGCGCCGCAAGGAGGCTCGCGGTTCCGGTAGCGTTAGCCCTGTTTCTGAGAGCGCCGAGGAGACGGTTGAGACACCCGTCACCGACAATGACAGTGATTCGGGCCGCAGTGGATCGGGCAGCCTGGTTGAGCGTGATGATGCCGAGTGCAGCCTGCCCAGCTCGCGTACCAGCACTGGCAGCTGGGGCGCCATTGGTTCCGATCGTCCCAGCTCCCGTCAGAAGTATGAGCGTCGTGGCCCCGACAGCGCCTCGTCATCGGATAACGAGGGTCTCCGCGACTCGGGCAGCTTTGCCAGCCTTCTCAAGAACAGCTCTCGCCGTGTCAAGCCCGATACTGTCGAGGGTCAACGCAAGGCTGCCATGCTTGTTCTCACCAGCTCCGAGAAGCGCAAGCTTGTTGTCTGA
- a CDS encoding hypothetical protein (EggNog:ENOG503NUHU; COG:C), which yields MSPLITSTGKPRVILGLMTFGPDEETGARITDVGEYNRVLDLLQSRGYNEVDTARLYIGGKQEAFTAETNWQQRGLTLATKVVYPKDGGENTKEKVQESVAISLKELKAEAVDILYLHAADRSTPFAETLEAINELHKAGRFVTFGISNFTAFEVAEIVLTCKYNGWVRPTLYQGMYNAITRSLEPELIPALRRYGLDLVVYNPLAGGLFSGKIKTKDFVPAEGRFSDSTTTMGKMYRNRYFKDSTFQALKIVEEAAEKAGITLIEAALRWVVHHSALNIKAGNDGVIIGVSSYEQLDGNLTDLEKGPLPEEVVKAFDEAWKVNKADTVNYWHGEVKYGYDTREALFGAGAK from the exons atgtCACCTCTCATCACTTCCACGGGCAAGCCCCGCGTCATTCTTGGCTTGATGACCTTTGGCCCAGATGAAGAAACAGGCGCCAGAATAACCGACGTGGGGGAGTACAACCGTGTTCTGGACCTGCTGCAGAGCAGAGGTTACAACGAGGTCGACACAGCGAGGCTGTACATCGGGGGCAAGCAGGAAGCCTTCACTGCGGAGACAAACTGGCAACAGAGGGGGCTGACTCTGGCGACCAAGGTGGTGTACCCCaaggatggaggagagaaCACCAAGGAGAAAGTCCAGGAAAGCGTGGCCATCAGCTTGAAGGAGCTGAAGGCTGAGGCGGTGGATATCTTGTACTTGCATGCTGCT GACCGCTCCACTCCCTTTGCGGAAACActcgaggccatcaacgagCTTCACAAAGCCGGCAGGTTTGTCACCTTTGGCATCTCCAACTTTACCGCCTTCGAGGTTGCCGAGATTGTCCTTACGTGCAAGTACAACGGCTGGGTCAGGCCAACCTTGTACCAGGGCATGTACAACGCCATCACGCGCTCTCTGGAGCCCGAGCTGATCCCCGCGCTGAGACGCTACGGCCTCGATCTCGTGGTCTACAACCCCCTCGCCGGCGGTCTCTTTTCGggcaagatcaagaccaAGGACTTTGTGCCTGCCGAGGGGAGGTTCAgcgacagcaccaccacgatGGGCAAGATGTACCGCAACAGGTACTTCAAGGACTCCACCTTCCAGGCGCTCaagattgtggaggaggcggcggaaaAGGCGGGCATCACGCTCATCGAGGCGGCgttgaggtgggtggtgcatCACTCGGCGTTGAACATCAAGGCCGGGAACGACGGGGTGATCATTGGGGTTAGCAGCTACGAGCAGCTGGATGGCAACTTGACGGATCTGGAGAAGGGACCGttgccggaggaggtggtgaaggcgtTTGATGAGGCGTGGAAGGTGAACAAGGCTGATACGGTGAACTACTGGCACGGGGAGGTCAAGTATGGGTATGATACGAGGGAGGCACTTTTTGGAGCTGGTGCTAAATAA
- a CDS encoding hypothetical protein (EggNog:ENOG503P4T1; COG:S) codes for MAYQLPPLPQPIAVFDQFVTRQTETLVIKEKLLDSFDIKTYTGQPVLRVQGQLLSMRGRKTVTDLGGAHLFDIVKEMLHIHATFAANSQSGERLLEVKSGFTLVGSKARATFTNRRTGQPVTLFMKGNWFDTSADILDEATGAVVARIDRKLLNMREAFLGQQTYHLTVAPGADMAVLVAMCIALDEKNNEGQGGFCTVM; via the exons aTGGCATACCAACTACCCCCCTTACCGCAGCCCATCGCGGTGTTCGACCAGTTTGTCACTCGGCAAACCGAAACACTggtcatcaaggagaagttACTCGACAGCTTTGACATCAAGACATACACAGGGCAACCTGTGCTTCGAGTTCAGGGTCAGCTGCTGTCTATGAGAGGACGAAAGACGGTTACGGATTTGGGGGGTGCTCATCTATTCGACATCGTCAAGGAGATGCTCCACATACACGCCACATTTGCTGCAAATAGTCAATCTGGGGAGAGGCtgttggaggtgaagagTGGTTTTACTT TGGTCGGTTCCAAAGCTAGAGCAACATTTACAAACAGGCGAACTGGCCAGCCTGTCACTCTTTTTATGAAGGGCAACTGGTTCGACACGTCGGCGGATATTCTTGATGAGGCCACTGGCGCCGTGGTTGCGAGGATTGACCGCAAGTTGTTGAACATGAGGGAGGCGTTTCTTGGTCAGCAGACGTACCACCTCACGGTTGCGCCAGGGGCTGATATGGCTGTTCTGGTCGCTATGTGCATTGCCCTTGATGAAAAGAACAATGAGGGACAGGGTGGATTCTGCACGGTGATGTGA
- a CDS encoding hypothetical protein (EggNog:ENOG503P3T4; COG:S) → MSIHASPFEDSQDSVAQIRPPPPKADNWRDAVYFSTIIRHSSKIYEFFGISRSSISSSLTPPTTVFMSAALTHQDTPQNGTGTTTSTTMSGLLPIQTGSTPTTQSWQSPKSDSGSYPSSNGPVEIARGQPPETQRQETESPVLPKVRRHGVYGMDRFKGRFQDEQDEPGRAQAGGIFPTRTISRTPTATSSRHASITRQRYTSGATQTLMDVEKTERVRAESLRRPSLHRRWGSLLQSASPLWFATPASLALLAMIMRLLPRISIDFRGLRTISDVFFMGDLILFSIATPLFLLRVGFYPRRNPSLPIIERDSLQFAYLPLWATSFLGLVMFAGFVVAEGRVHPARGWGIAVYVCWWIGMVWAVATGFAILTVLMSSSSVKSKTAHGRFAPLLAVLGGVTGVATGALIGAALCLPGVGVRPEQHRIFDDRLAEPVIFFSFCAVGAVLVLTMIVYSVLMHELLLVTGWPPPELTTAIFFFIGPLGQAGAALLFLGDAAGKVVFPPPANYGSDLGGVVPTATDSAVSGDNGVAPAGGIAIQHRLSPSLATLPLNMIGLTFALLLGGMAITWLVLAFINLLHRMSRRELYWNSSWNGLVFNIATISITSLWLSLSLESPFFRVATCIFLILSLLTLLGNLVFLVWLAIKRGYCVR, encoded by the exons ATGTCAATACACGCAAGTCCATTCGAAGACAGCCAGGACAGCGTTGCCCAGATACGaccgccaccacccaaggCCGACAACTGGCGAGACGCAGTCTATTTCTCGACTATAATTCGGCACAGTTCCAAAATCTACGAGTTCTTTGGGATCTCGAGATCCTCAATATCATCGTCCCTAACTCCACCGACCACTGTTTTCATGTCGGCTGCCCTCACACATCAGGACACCCCACAAAATGGAACTGGTACCACAACGAGCACAACCATGagcggcctcctccccatccagaCCGGAAGCACCCCCACAACGCAAAGTTGGCAGAGCCCCAAAAGTGATTCGGGAAGCTATCCTAGCTCGAATGGGCCTGTTGAGATCGCTAGAGGGCAACCGCCAGAAACCCAACGCCAGGAAACTGAGAGTCCAGTGCTTCCAAAGGTTAGGCGCCATGGAGTGTACGGGATGGACAGGTTCAAAGGTCGCTTCCAGGACGAACAAGATGAGCCGGGGCGAGCACAGGCTGGCGGCATTTTCCCGACTCGCACGATATCACGCACCCCGACAGCGACAAGCAGTAGACACGCTAGCATCACTCGACAGCGGTACACGTCTGGTGCGACGCAGACGCTAATGGATGTGGAAAAGACGGAAAGGGTGAGGGCAGAGTCTTTGAGGAGGCCAAGCCTTCATCGTCGGTGGGGGAGCCTTTTGCAGAGCGCTTCCCCTCTGTG GTTCGCCACGCCAGCCTCCCTCGCGCTGCTGGCGATGATTATGCGCCTTCTTCCCAGGATATCGATCGACTTTCGAGGCCTCAGGACGATATCTGACGTTTTCTTCATGGGGGATTTGATCTTGTTTTCGATAGCCACTCCCTTGTTCCTCCTTCGAGTGGGGTTCTATCCTCGGCGCAATCCGTCGCTCCCGATCATTGAGCGCGATTCCCTTCAGTTTGCCTACCTTCCGCTCTGGGCGACTTCGTTCCTGGGTCTAGTCATGTTTGCGGGGTTTGTTGTCGCCGAGGGGAGAGTCCACCCGGCACGGGGGTGGGGCATAGCGGTGTATGTTTGCTGGTGGATAGGAATGGTGTGGGCTGTGGCGACTGGCTTTGCCATCCTCACGGTTCTCATGTCGAGCAGCAGCGTCAAATCCAAGACGGCGCACGGCAGGTTTGCGCCTCTGCTGGCCGTGTTGGGGGGTGTCACTGGCGTTGCGACTGGTGCGCTGATTGGGGCGGCGCTTTGTCTCCCTGGAGTCGGGGTGAGGCCGGAACAACACAGGATATTTGACGACAGGCTGGCTGAGCCGGtgattttcttttcgttttgCGCCGTGGGGGCCGTGTTGGTTTTGACGATGATTGTCTACTCGGTTTTGATGcatgagctgctgctggtgaccGGTTGGCCACCACCGGAGCTGACGACGGCCATATTCTTCTTCATAGGCCCTCTCGGCCAAGCAGGAGCTGCGTTGCTCTTCCTTGGGGACGCTGCTGGCAAGGTTGTTTTTCCGCCGCCAGCAAACTACGGTTCTGATTTAGGAGGCGTTGTTCCCACGGCAACGGATTCAGCGGTTAGTGGAGACAATGGCGTGGCGCCAGCAGGGGGCATAGCGATACAGCACAGGCTGAGCCCGTCCCTGGCGACTTTGCCCTTGAACATGATAGGGTTGACATTCGCCTTGCTTCTGGGAGGAATGGCTATCACTTGGCTGGTACTTGCGTTTATCAACCTGCTTCACCGCATGTCCAGGCGCGAACTGTACTGGAATTCGAGCTGGAACGGCCTCGTTTTTAACATtgccaccatctccatcactTCGCTCTGGCTAAGCTTGTCGTTGGAGTCACCATTCTTTCGCGTTGCGACTTGTATCTTTCTGATACTCTCGCTGTTAACTCTACTAGGTAATCTGGTGTTTCTCGTGTGGTTGGCTATCAAGCGCGGGTATTGTGTTAGGTGA
- a CDS encoding hypothetical protein (EggNog:ENOG503P387) — MKLAVAGSTGFVGAEVIRQALSDPQITSLVALGRRPATTPQNLGPTADVSKLKSVIIDDFGADYPDSVKAELSNADACIWTIAITPAKSKSYPWEQTVKVCRDYAIKGIETISQLPRDNANGKPFRFVYISGYNCERDQTKKPMWPLRDYLLMRGEVESRILEFAQKSHGAVEVLIAKPGLIMGYGSIVPVVQRVLMTAVGIPKIAVQEIAAGLLDQVENGFERDTLMSEDLSRIAAKKRGKK; from the exons ATGAAACTCGCCGTCGCCGGATCAACAGGTTTCGTGGGGGCTGAGGTTATCCGTCAAGCCCTTTCCGATCCACAAATCACATCTCTTGTCGCGCTCGGCCGGCGCCCAGCTACCACTCCGCAGAACCTCGGACCAACTGCCGACGTCAGCAAGCTCAAATCGGTCATCATCGATGACTTTGGTGCGGATTACCCGGACAGTGTCAAAGCAGAGCTCTCCAACGCCGATGCGTGTATTTG GACGATAGCCATCACGCCGGCGAAATCCAAGTCGTACCCCTGGGAGCAAACCGTCAAGGTCTGTCGCGACTACGCCATAAAGGGCATCGAGACAATCAGTCAACTGCCGCGCGACAATGCAAACGGCAAGCCCTTTCGGTTCGTGTACATTAGTGGGTACAACTGTGAGCGAGACCAGACAAAGAAGCCCATGTGGCCTCTGCGAGATTACCTGCTGATGCGT GGGGAGGTCGAGTCGCGCATTCTGGAGTTTGCACAGAAGTCCCATGGTGCCGTGGAAGTCCTTATTGCAAAGCCGGGCCTGATCATGGGGTATGGCAGCATTGTACCTGTCGTCCAGCGAGTTTTGATGACGGCGGTTGGGATACCCAAGATTGCTGTTCAAGAGATAGCAGCTGGGTTGTTGGATCAAGTTGAGAATGGGTTTGAACGAGACACGTTGATGAGCGAAGATTTGTCGAGGATTGCcgcgaagaagaggggaaagAAGTGA
- a CDS encoding hypothetical protein (EggNog:ENOG503P0KC) has translation MESVYHILEYEYTEANVSLTALKNRDSAQVRVLKDLSQQLPFQLFVALLEKQDYGSCMDDFMNRNIMRMMMMMMMMVILIELMSICDQGSRRAFFTKSTIPRPTARPILLKDLFYLEGKVVGKDLLLDRDSILDESGFDSVMVEEEVDGYMGNEGVGATHWYRVTNSTPWDRDELRIKVGR, from the exons ATGGAGTCTGTGTATCACATCCTGGAATATGAATACACCGAAGCCAATGTCTCGCTCACTGCCCTGAAGAATAGAGACTCGGCACAGGTCCGTGTTCTCAAAGATCTCTCTCAGCAGCTTCCGTTCCAACTCTTCGTCGCTCTCTTGGAAAAGCAAGATTATGGGAGTTGCATGGATGATTTTATGAATCGGAATAtaatgaggatgatgatgatgatgatgatgatggttatATTGATCGAATTGATGTCCATATGCGATCAAGGAAGCCGAAGAGCCTTCTTTACAAAATCGACGATCCCTCGCCCCACGGCGCGACCTATTCTGTTAAAAGATTTATTTTACTTGGAAGGAAAGGTGGTGGGCAAAGATCTACTGCTTGATCGGGACAGTATCCTAGATGAATCCGGCTTCGACTCTGtgatggtggaagaagaggttgacggGTACATGGGAAATGAA GGCGTGGGCGCAACCCATTGGTATCGTGTTACG AACAGCACGCCCTGGGATCGCGACGAGTTGAGAATAAAGGTTGGGAGATGA
- a CDS encoding hypothetical protein (EggNog:ENOG503P0KC), with protein MASFNHFDSQDPTGTPRLLSLPTRETRLWLIRRFATRGSWALRSFELRNTEWPGYLNDTCTEIGKELGIGAPIRAELYKMLIYEKGALFKPHTE; from the exons ATGGCGAGTTTCAACCACTTCGACTCCCAGGACCCCACTGGCACTCCCCGTCTCCTGTCGCTCCCAA CAAGGGAAACAAGACTCTGGTTGATACGACGGTTCGCAACACGCGGGAGCTGGGCCCTACGCAGTTTTGAGCTCCGGAACACCGAATGGCCAGGTTACCTCAACGACACCTGTACCGAGATCGGCAAGGAACTGGGCATCGGCGCACCCATTAGAGCTGAACTTTACAAAATGCTCATCTACGAGAAGGGTGCCCTTTTCAAACCGCACACCGAGTAA